The genomic region TCAAGCCCAGTTTATCGCATAAATCGTCATATTTTGCACGGTATGCGTCAATTTCCTTTTTGCGCATATTAGCCTCGGCAATGTTTCCGCTTTCTCTAAACATATCAGCTTGCGTCTGCTTGGTCCTTACCGCCCTTTCAAAGCGCCTTTGCGTCTGTTTCCATTCATAAAGCGTCTTTTTTCTGCCGTCATATTCTATAAGCTCGGTGCTTTGCCTTTGTATTTCGTCAAGCTCCTTTTTTGAATACCTCGGCTGCGACACCCCTAAAATAACGTCGTCTTTAAAGTGCAGACAACCGTAATCGCCCAGCGCGTTCAAAGCCTCTTTGCCGTCCTCGTATGTTATGCCGTCAACAGTAACCCTGCCGTTATATGAATACATTTTCCCCTGCATAAATAAGTGCGACGGTCTGCACCCTGCGTGCGCATCAACTTCAAATCCGTCACACCCGAGAATCTTGCCCACATATTCATCATATGCCTGCGCCGACTGTTTTGCACCGTAGAGTAAATTTTGACGAATCATAGCCGAAAGCGAACGGTTGACACCGCTGCCGTATGTAACCTTTACACCGCTTCCGCCAAGCTCCTCAACAGTCTTTTTCATAGCAGAGTTAAAATCCGCCGTACCGCTCGAAACCGCCGTAACCGCGCTTGATATTGCCTGTTCATATGCGCCCTTTAAAGGTGTGTGACCTATAACGTTGCCGAATGCGTCGTATTTGTCAAAGCCGAGTGCCTTTGTGCGTGATAAGTTAATCATCTCGCCTGCGGTCTGCTCCGCCCAGTTTGTCACAAGAGCTTTTGCAAATTCGTTTTCTTCAAACGGCACAAACGGAATGTTTCTAAAATCATAAAGCGGTTTATATGTGTTAACGCCGTCCGTAATGGTTTTCTCATAAACCTTTTCAACGTCCGCAATATTCATTTCTGTAATTTCGGCAAGCTTTTTTGTAATTTTCTTCATATCGCCTGTTATATCAGCCATATTTTTAAGTGTTTGTGCGTCGTATGCCGAAAGCGAGCCGATTTCCTTAATGCGTCTTGCTATTGTTTTAAGTGTGAAATCGTTAAATTCTTCAAGACGTTCATATATCACACCTGCATATTTATCAAGCTTGTCTTTATCAATTCTCGGCATTTTTTCACCTACTGACCGAGCATATCCTCAATGCTTCTGTTTGTTTTCTGCTCTTTTTCGCCGTTAATTTCGGCTTTCTTTTCCTCAACCTTTTTGTCGTCAAACGTCGGGTTCCAGTATTTTATAAGGTCGGCCTGCGATATTCCGCCTTTGTCATACAAAAGAATATTGTTCGAGAGCGTCTGTTGTTCGTCCTCATATATGTCTTTCCACGTTTCGTCATATGTATAGAGGTCGGAACGCACACCGTAATACAATGCGTCGGCTTTAAGAGTTTCCTCGTTGCCCGTTCTTATCGCCTGCTTAATTCTGTCGGCAAGGCTTAAATTATCAATATTATTCGATTTGATTTCGTATGCCGTGGCATTGTTTCCGCTTTTTTCGCAGGTTATAAGCTCACTGACACCCATTAAGTTTTGGTAATGTTCAAGCGCCTTTACAAGATGATTGTACAGTTCACTCCCTCTAAATTCGGGCGAAAATTCAACTGCAAGCTGTTGTGAACCGTTTGCGCTCATTGTCGGCTGCATAAGATAAATATATTCATCAAGTTTGTATGCGTGTTTTGCTTTGCCGTTTTCGTCAAAATCTTTCGCAATGGAGCGGTCTGCAAAAATCCGCCTTTCACCGCTTTCGAATTCGTGTTTTATCTGTTTGAGTATGGTCTGTATTTCCCTTTCAATTTTTCCGCACCCGTTGTTAAGCGGTTTCCCGTATACCGAACCGTCAAGGCACATAACCGGGGATTTGTACCGTCCAAAGCCTATATTGTCAGCGTTTTTGATAACCTTTATCTTTCTTCTCCTTATTCCCTCGTCATCAATGCCGTATAAAAAACTTTCCCATTCGGGAACATCAACATTTAATTCGTGCGCCTGTTCATCACCTATAAAAAACCTTATTGTAAGCGTTCCGTCTGCGTCAAGCGTATGCTGACGGCATAAAAGATAAACTTTTCCGTTTCTTTTGGTTGCCGACCATATCATATAAGCGTCTTTTATATCGTCGCCGACCGCCGAAGTAATGCAAAGTCTGTCACCCGAAATATACTCGTGCAAACCGTTCCTTTTGTCAATCAGCACCGCCCAGCATTCGGATATATTTTGTTTTGTATCACTTCCGCCCAGCATATAACCGCCGATTTTGTAACAGTTTTTCTGTAAATCCTTTACCGCTTTTTTTAACGGATCCGCAACCGCACTTTCTGAAACAACATCAAACGAACATTCCATAAATACGCGGTTCAGCACTTTTATAAGTATCATCTTAAAAAAGTTTACAACAGTGTCATCCTCTGCGGTCATTTCACCGTTGCTTTTGCCTTTGTTGAGCCACTCGTTTATTTTTCCGTTCAGTTTTATAAGTAAATTTGTAAAATAACTTTTTATTGCGTCTTTCAAATCATCACCGCCCTGTTTAAATATAACCAATCGTCCGCCAACGCGTACCACATACTGTCAAGTGTGTCTATTTGCATACTTCCGTCATCGAGTATAATCGCCTTATCCGACTTTTTGTCAAATACCGCATTTGACAGTTCGTCGGCAAGGTCATCGCATTCACCCTTTACCAAGAAAAATTTGCCTGAAGCCATAAGCTTTGATAAAAGCAATGGTCTGTCGGCAAGAGGCATATTGTTTTTTATGCACGCGGCATTATTAAACATATACCGCCAGTCGTTGAGTGAATTGATTATTGTATAATAACTGTCGTCAATAAAACATTTTTCAACATAGACATTAAAGTCTTTTTCAACGCCCGTTATAAATTCCTTTGCCTTATTGTCCACATCCTGCGGTCTTAAATCCACCGCTTGTATTTTTTTGCTTCTGATGCCGTATATCTTGCCGTCAGCACCTTGCGCAAATGCCGAAAGCGCATATGCAGATTTATTTCCGCCAAGGTCGTATCCCGCTTTTACCCAGTTAAATTTTTTCGGAAGTTTATCGGCGCTAATCATATATTTTTCGGGATTTCCCGCAAATTCGGGAAAAACAATTCCCTCCGCCGCAACCCAACGCCCCAAAATATAACGCTCATAAAATACACCTGTGTAAAGTGTTTCGGCACGGTTTATCTCTTCATCACCAAGTATGGGATTATCGCGCATTAAA from Qingrenia yutianensis harbors:
- a CDS encoding phage minor capsid protein produces the protein MPRIDKDKLDKYAGVIYERLEEFNDFTLKTIARRIKEIGSLSAYDAQTLKNMADITGDMKKITKKLAEITEMNIADVEKVYEKTITDGVNTYKPLYDFRNIPFVPFEENEFAKALVTNWAEQTAGEMINLSRTKALGFDKYDAFGNVIGHTPLKGAYEQAISSAVTAVSSGTADFNSAMKKTVEELGGSGVKVTYGSGVNRSLSAMIRQNLLYGAKQSAQAYDEYVGKILGCDGFEVDAHAGCRPSHLFMQGKMYSYNGRVTVDGITYEDGKEALNALGDYGCLHFKDDVILGVSQPRYSKKELDEIQRQSTELIEYDGRKKTLYEWKQTQRRFERAVRTKQTQADMFRESGNIAEANMRKKEIDAYRAKYDDLCDKLGLTKRTERMRTYKGKSLTNGNAKLLTENRKSDTIKVVNTQSGANGVHYIGKINREIYSCVTKNIRTDEVIITDERIAHIKAHHPDDFEKYCGYMRQIVEQPEYIIESNKSHTALILKSFIEDDKQFKTVLRLVTSEDDENFKNSIITFMKIDEKEWRRLIKNKKNLYKSE
- a CDS encoding PBSX family phage terminase large subunit — protein: MQIDEFSKKQGEILKFAYSDSENLICDGAVRSGKTVVMTLAFALWAMSKFDRTNFAICGKTVSNAERNILRPFEQIEGLPFTLKYKVSTRMLTIKCGKKQNYFYFFGGKDESSYALIQGITLAGVLFDEVALMPQSFVDQAIARTLSFKNAKIWFNCNPEGPNHWFYKDWLTNPKKPKTHIHFLMRDNPILGDEEINRAETLYTGVFYERYILGRWVAAEGIVFPEFAGNPEKYMISADKLPKKFNWVKAGYDLGGNKSAYALSAFAQGADGKIYGIRSKKIQAVDLRPQDVDNKAKEFITGVEKDFNVYVEKCFIDDSYYTIINSLNDWRYMFNNAACIKNNMPLADRPLLLSKLMASGKFFLVKGECDDLADELSNAVFDKKSDKAIILDDGSMQIDTLDSMWYALADDWLYLNRAVMI